Proteins encoded by one window of Moorella humiferrea:
- a CDS encoding DUF1540 domain-containing protein, translating into MPRITCSVNNCHYWSSGNVCDASQILITSDAMSHSQPQNVDAPMAGSISATPVKSSAETCCKTFVAKGSAEKNADGITRK; encoded by the coding sequence ATGCCGCGCATTACCTGCAGCGTTAACAACTGCCACTATTGGTCCAGCGGTAACGTCTGTGATGCTTCCCAGATTTTGATTACTTCTGACGCCATGAGCCATTCCCAGCCCCAGAACGTCGACGCCCCCATGGCCGGCAGCATTTCGGCCACACCCGTTAAATCTTCCGCCGAAACCTGCTGCAAGACTTTCGTTGCTAAAGGCTCTGCGGAAAAAAACGCCGACGGTATTACCCGTAAATAA
- a CDS encoding SHOCT domain-containing protein, whose protein sequence is MMWGFYGNWGMGFWMLMWWVLLISILVLAVYGLVSLINRRAVQQPALHPDPLAILKERYARGEITTDEYRSMRQELLE, encoded by the coding sequence ATGATGTGGGGATTTTATGGCAACTGGGGGATGGGCTTCTGGATGCTGATGTGGTGGGTGCTTTTAATTAGCATCCTAGTCCTGGCGGTTTACGGCCTGGTAAGCCTTATAAACCGCCGCGCCGTTCAGCAACCGGCGCTTCATCCCGATCCCCTGGCGATATTGAAGGAACGTTATGCAAGGGGTGAAATCACCACCGACGAATACCGCAGTATGCGGCAGGAATTGTTGGAGTGA